From the Clostridium sp. Marseille-P299 genome, one window contains:
- the pepT gene encoding peptidase T, which yields MKTVLERFLSYVKIDTQSKDDQEMVPSTSKQRNLAEVLVKELKEMGASNVRLSDNCYVYATIPATIDKKVPSIGFISHMDTAPAMTGTDVKPRVVSNYDGGDIVLNEALGIVLSPNQFPKLKDRVGEDLVVTDGTTLLGSDDKAGVAEIMTMAEYLLTHKEIPHGEIQIGFTPDEEVGRGVDFFDVKGFGAEFAYTVDGSTLGEIEYENFNAGNVKVKINGRSIHPGSAKGKMINAILLGMELQSMLPVEQNPAYTEGYEGFYHLDHIEGNVEAASMVYIIRDHDRVKFEEKKQFFKSVCDFLNQKYGEGTIECEIKDNYYNMKEMVEPHMHLIDNAIKAMEELGITPMISPIRGGTDGARLSYMGLPCPNLCTGGENYHGKYEYVSVQSMEKTVEIILKIIELYGRA from the coding sequence AGAATTAAAAGAGATGGGTGCTAGTAACGTAAGACTTTCAGATAATTGCTATGTTTATGCAACAATTCCAGCAACTATTGATAAGAAAGTTCCATCCATTGGATTCATTTCACATATGGATACTGCACCAGCAATGACTGGAACCGATGTAAAACCAAGAGTGGTTTCAAATTATGATGGTGGAGACATCGTTTTAAATGAAGCACTTGGCATTGTATTATCTCCAAATCAGTTCCCTAAATTAAAGGACCGTGTTGGTGAAGATTTAGTTGTAACTGATGGAACCACATTACTTGGTTCCGATGATAAAGCTGGTGTTGCTGAAATTATGACAATGGCAGAGTATTTACTTACTCATAAAGAAATCCCTCACGGAGAGATTCAAATTGGATTCACTCCAGATGAAGAAGTTGGAAGAGGCGTAGACTTTTTTGATGTAAAAGGCTTTGGTGCTGAATTCGCGTATACAGTAGATGGTTCTACACTTGGTGAAATTGAGTATGAGAACTTTAATGCTGGTAATGTAAAAGTAAAAATTAATGGTAGAAGCATTCATCCAGGAAGTGCAAAAGGTAAAATGATTAATGCAATTTTACTTGGTATGGAACTTCAATCTATGTTGCCAGTAGAACAAAATCCTGCTTATACAGAAGGATACGAAGGATTTTATCACTTAGATCATATTGAAGGTAATGTAGAAGCAGCATCTATGGTTTATATCATCAGAGATCATGACCGAGTAAAATTTGAAGAGAAAAAACAATTCTTTAAGAGCGTATGTGATTTCTTAAATCAAAAATATGGTGAAGGAACCATTGAGTGCGAAATCAAAGATAATTATTACAATATGAAAGAAATGGTGGAACCACACATGCATTTAATTGATAATGCAATAAAAGCCATGGAGGAACTTGGTATTACACCAATGATTTCACCAATTCGTGGTGGTACGGATGGAGCTAGACTTTCTTATATGGGATTACCTTGCCCTAACTTATGTACTGGTGGAGAAAACTATCATGGAAAGTATGAGTATGTTTCTGTACAATCTATGGAAAAAACAGTAGAGATTATTCTTAAAATTATTGAACTTTATGGAAGAGCATAA